A window of Sulfurimonas gotlandica GD1 contains these coding sequences:
- the clpP gene encoding ATP-dependent Clp endopeptidase proteolytic subunit ClpP encodes MSYIPYVVEKTGRGERSYDIYSRLLKDRIIMLSGEVNDAVASSIVAQMLFLEAEDPEKDIYFYINSPGGVVTAGMAIFDTMNYIRPHITTICIGQAASMGAFLLSSGEKGKRYALPHARIMIHQPLGGAQGQATDIAIQAKEILRMKAELNEILAKNTGQSVKKVEKDTDRDNFMSASEAQEYGMIDEVLVKNDKE; translated from the coding sequence ATGAGTTATATTCCTTATGTAGTAGAAAAGACAGGTCGTGGAGAACGTTCTTATGATATCTACTCTCGTCTTTTAAAAGATAGAATTATTATGCTAAGCGGAGAAGTTAACGATGCCGTAGCTTCTTCTATAGTTGCACAGATGCTATTTCTTGAAGCAGAAGATCCAGAGAAAGATATCTATTTCTACATAAACTCTCCTGGTGGAGTTGTTACTGCAGGAATGGCTATTTTTGATACTATGAACTATATACGTCCACATATAACTACTATATGTATAGGACAAGCCGCATCTATGGGTGCATTTTTACTTTCATCTGGTGAGAAAGGTAAGAGATATGCTCTTCCTCACGCTCGTATCATGATCCATCAACCTCTTGGTGGTGCTCAAGGTCAGGCAACAGACATAGCTATTCAAGCTAAAGAGATTCTTCGTATGAAAGCTGAGCTAAACGAAATATTGGCTAAGAACACAGGTCAAAGTGTTAAAAAAGTAGAAAAAGATACCGATCGTGACAACTTTATGAGTGCTTCAGAAGCTCAAGAGTATGGTATGATTGATGAGGTTTTAGTTAAAAACGATAAAGAGTAA
- the tig gene encoding trigger factor has product MEIKSNKIDGANATIEATILREVIDVNLEKIAKELAKTASIQGFRKGKVPVAIVKKQYGERLVQDAEAEALRDVLARGLEELNISNDALIGEPNISKFDKSDDKIEVVVKVAMRPVIELGDYSSMIKEFDKPAVSDEAVEKRIKDLAEAQAPLIEVARNRKMKDGDTAVIDFEGSVDGKVFEGGTAENFELRLGSGQFIPGFEDQLIGVKRDEAVVIEVTFPENYGGKELAGKAASFKVKVNGIKVKDEVAIDDELAKKMLPGDENATLAELQKQVRIQIENEELAKLYNDDLKPALLENFVENIKFDLPEFVVDQEIDMALNRKAQSMSEEEIQELRDSEEKLNELRDTFREDAQRSVRATFIIDALANAENVKVEEQEVMQTIYYEAMQMGQDPQKAYEQYKNAGYIPAVQMSMVEDKVLSQLLNSKIKEA; this is encoded by the coding sequence ATGGAAATCAAATCAAATAAAATAGACGGTGCTAACGCTACTATAGAGGCGACAATATTAAGAGAAGTTATTGATGTTAACTTAGAAAAGATTGCTAAAGAATTAGCAAAAACTGCTAGTATTCAAGGTTTTCGTAAAGGTAAAGTGCCTGTAGCTATTGTTAAGAAACAATATGGTGAAAGACTTGTTCAAGATGCTGAAGCTGAAGCTCTTCGTGATGTTTTAGCTCGTGGGTTAGAAGAATTAAATATTTCTAATGACGCACTTATTGGTGAACCAAATATTTCTAAATTTGACAAGAGTGATGACAAAATTGAAGTAGTAGTTAAAGTTGCTATGAGACCTGTTATAGAGCTTGGTGATTATTCTTCAATGATTAAAGAGTTTGATAAGCCAGCTGTAAGTGATGAAGCTGTTGAAAAAAGAATCAAAGACTTAGCAGAAGCTCAAGCTCCATTAATAGAAGTTGCAAGAAACCGTAAAATGAAAGATGGCGATACTGCTGTTATTGATTTTGAAGGTTCTGTTGATGGTAAAGTATTTGAAGGCGGTACTGCTGAGAATTTCGAGCTTCGTTTAGGTTCAGGTCAGTTTATCCCAGGGTTTGAAGACCAACTAATCGGCGTAAAAAGAGATGAAGCAGTTGTAATCGAAGTAACTTTTCCTGAAAACTATGGTGGTAAAGAATTAGCTGGTAAAGCTGCTTCATTTAAAGTAAAAGTTAATGGTATCAAAGTTAAAGATGAAGTGGCAATCGATGATGAGTTAGCTAAGAAAATGCTTCCAGGTGATGAAAATGCAACTTTAGCAGAACTACAAAAGCAAGTTAGAATTCAAATTGAGAATGAAGAGTTGGCAAAACTTTATAATGATGACTTAAAACCAGCTCTTCTTGAGAATTTTGTTGAAAATATTAAATTTGACCTTCCAGAGTTTGTTGTAGATCAAGAGATTGATATGGCATTAAACAGAAAAGCTCAAAGCATGAGTGAAGAAGAGATTCAAGAACTTCGTGATAGTGAAGAGAAATTAAACGAGCTTCGTGATACTTTCCGTGAAGATGCACAGAGAAGTGTAAGAGCTACATTTATTATTGATGCACTAGCTAATGCTGAAAATGTTAAAGTTGAAGAACAAGAAGTAATGCAGACTATCTACTATGAAGCAATGCAAATGGGTCAAGACCCTCAAAAAGCTTATGAGCAGTATAAAAATGCTGGTTATATTCCAGCAGTACAGATGTCAATGGTTGAAGATAAAGTTCTTAGCCAACTTCTTAACTCAAAGATAAAAGAAGCGTAA
- a CDS encoding CHAT domain-containing protein has protein sequence MKILKSMMLFLTLFSSLIFLTACQGTRKPAFANYTVPDRPDYTPSIRKMSIAPQHITKLYNESKYYEIINHYESNKKPTNQINLTELSNLCQSYLKVKNYNKTFSCVDKMQTKYDSGDTTIVVMDGAFLISYIRSQAYLELSSFDKAILELKRARNEFKLPAASNFLKDNPADAPLVIAYAHNNQEAKARELLEVVMKNQASDKAAMKKRGMGSRMLMSNYIWMQSSMYMALKDYDKVYNLITKEYPSHDFSPVILGKINQDVFILPTHFMFAKALFELGKIKEAKKEYLRLLEKPKIKASGEMHTICLYDLGQIAYRDSESSKAVEYFKKAIDIIEEQRSSIHSEANKIGFVGDKQAVYKDIIKTLFESGEYSLAFEYVERSKSRALVDMLASKQNFSSNIVDTKETQKLLGELEKADTKLLAMNTSASEAYASKQRSLKLIKNEIQTEDKEFASLVTVNAINVKDTQKILQNGEVIVEYYYHGDTFYAFVVNQDKIKGFKLNIDAIDDEIKSFRIALQSTDVDDYKLLSKSLYNRLVKPLEKMLVTKNIVIIPHGRLHYLPFSALSSGKSFLIDDYGIRILPSATVMKFIKPSQKTKSVKLLAFGNPDLRNSEYDLPGAQKEVQAISGIVPNTKALVREQATETMFKKLSGNFNQFHFALHGTFDTKTPLKSGLMMAKDDKNDGYLSASELYDLKLDANLITLSACETGLGKVSNGDDVVGLTRGFLYAGAKSIVSSLWKVDDSGTLYLMEEFYKNMKQQNSRDALRQAQLTTKMKYKHPYYWAAFQLTGSAF, from the coding sequence ATGAAAATATTAAAATCAATGATGCTTTTTTTGACTCTTTTTAGCAGTTTGATTTTTTTAACTGCTTGCCAAGGCACAAGAAAGCCAGCGTTTGCAAATTATACAGTGCCTGATAGACCTGATTATACTCCTAGCATTAGAAAAATGTCTATAGCTCCTCAGCATATTACAAAACTTTACAACGAAAGTAAATATTATGAAATAATCAACCATTATGAAAGTAATAAGAAGCCTACTAATCAAATTAATTTAACTGAACTTAGTAATCTTTGCCAGTCTTATTTAAAAGTAAAAAATTATAATAAAACATTTTCCTGTGTCGATAAGATGCAAACAAAATATGATAGTGGTGATACAACTATTGTAGTTATGGATGGCGCTTTTCTGATTTCATATATACGTTCACAAGCATACCTAGAGTTGTCATCATTTGATAAAGCAATATTAGAGCTTAAGAGAGCGAGAAATGAGTTTAAACTACCAGCAGCTTCTAATTTCTTAAAAGATAATCCAGCAGATGCCCCTTTAGTAATTGCTTATGCACATAATAATCAAGAGGCTAAAGCAAGAGAGCTTCTAGAAGTAGTCATGAAAAATCAGGCATCTGATAAAGCAGCAATGAAAAAAAGAGGCATGGGCAGTCGCATGCTTATGTCCAATTACATATGGATGCAATCATCAATGTATATGGCATTAAAAGATTACGATAAAGTCTATAATTTAATCACTAAAGAATATCCATCGCATGATTTTTCACCGGTAATTCTTGGTAAAATAAATCAAGATGTTTTTATCCTACCTACACATTTTATGTTTGCAAAAGCATTATTTGAATTAGGCAAAATAAAAGAAGCAAAAAAAGAATATTTGAGATTACTAGAAAAACCAAAAATAAAAGCAAGTGGTGAAATGCATACAATTTGCTTGTATGATTTAGGGCAAATAGCATATAGAGATTCAGAGAGTAGTAAAGCTGTAGAGTATTTTAAAAAAGCCATTGATATTATTGAAGAGCAACGCTCATCAATTCATTCTGAAGCAAATAAGATAGGATTTGTCGGAGATAAGCAAGCAGTATATAAAGATATTATTAAAACTTTATTTGAAAGTGGAGAGTATTCTCTTGCATTCGAGTATGTAGAACGTTCAAAATCAAGAGCCCTAGTAGATATGCTAGCTTCGAAGCAAAACTTTTCATCAAATATAGTAGATACAAAAGAAACTCAAAAACTCTTAGGTGAATTAGAAAAAGCGGATACTAAGTTATTGGCAATGAATACATCAGCATCTGAAGCTTATGCAAGTAAACAAAGATCACTTAAACTCATTAAAAACGAGATACAGACAGAAGATAAAGAGTTTGCTTCTTTAGTTACAGTCAATGCCATTAATGTAAAAGATACTCAGAAGATACTTCAAAATGGAGAAGTTATAGTTGAGTATTATTATCATGGAGATACTTTTTATGCTTTTGTAGTCAATCAAGATAAAATAAAAGGTTTCAAGCTTAATATAGATGCTATAGATGATGAAATAAAAAGTTTTAGAATAGCACTGCAATCAACAGATGTTGATGACTATAAGCTTTTGTCAAAGAGTCTTTATAATCGTTTAGTAAAACCATTAGAGAAAATGCTAGTTACAAAAAACATAGTAATTATTCCACATGGTAGATTGCATTATCTTCCCTTTAGTGCATTATCCTCAGGTAAGTCTTTTTTGATAGATGATTACGGGATTAGAATTTTACCAAGTGCCACCGTAATGAAATTTATTAAACCATCTCAGAAAACTAAATCTGTAAAGTTGTTGGCTTTTGGTAATCCTGATTTGAGAAATAGTGAATATGATTTGCCGGGAGCTCAAAAAGAAGTGCAAGCAATATCGGGTATTGTTCCTAACACAAAAGCATTGGTAAGGGAACAAGCTACAGAAACTATGTTTAAGAAATTATCAGGAAATTTTAACCAATTTCATTTTGCTCTACACGGTACGTTTGATACAAAAACGCCGCTGAAGTCCGGTCTTATGATGGCAAAAGATGATAAAAATGATGGTTATTTGAGTGCCAGTGAGCTGTATGACTTAAAGCTAGATGCTAACCTTATTACTCTTAGTGCTTGTGAAACAGGACTTGGAAAAGTAAGTAATGGAGATGATGTAGTTGGATTAACAAGGGGCTTTTTATATGCAGGTGCAAAGTCTATTGTCTCAAGTTTATGGAAAGTTGATGATTCTGGAACCCTATATCTAATGGAAGAATTTTATAAAAATATGAAACAACAAAATAGTAGAGATGCTTTACGACAAGCTCAGCTTACTACTAAAATGAAATATAAGCATCCTTACTATTGGGCAGCATTTCAACTGACGGGCAGTGCCTTTTAG